ATTTAACAAGACGCGAAAAACTAAAAACGGCGACCGCAACTACCCGAGTGTGTCCTACTACAACGTGGCGTGCAGACTTTAAAATCGACGTCCTGTACTTAATTCAAAAGCTCGCTACACAAAACGCAGGTCTATACACACTCGTCGTACTGTACCGCAACATCGCTAATGCATATCaccgcctccctccctcgcgCTAGCTGCGGACACCTTAATCTTATTATTAAAGACATGGCTGCTGCGACGCGCTCTAATCCAGATTATGCGATGATAGTGGCTGCCTTCACCTTTTGGTCACTCGAAAAAATCGTCACGCGCTCAGCCTCCCCTCTTACCTTACCCGTCCGCTAAAACCGTACAGTTTATCTACAGTACACTGTACATAACGCGTACAAGTGCTGTCTTTGATAAACCGGCACCTACTTTCTCGTGGTCCTCTAGGCAGAGCAATCTACGAGAGGTTATATAATTTAACCTAAAATTCCTAAAATAATTACTCAAattattaaaagcaaaaataatagaATTGTTTTCTACATTTTATTGTTCCTATTTCTTATTCgtggttttcatttttggaataCTATATGTTTATCGTAAAGAAATAGCCTATTTAATGTTGTAAATCACAAAAAGCGCCCTATATGATGCGTCAGTCTCTGAGAGAATTTGGTGTATTTTTTGCAGTTCTGTCTCGGCTGTCATGATTTGaatggaaaattaattaaaatgatcatCACTCAACAgtacaaattatatatatatatatatatatatataatcaagGGTTACTAAGTGCTCTGTATGTATCTAAACCACATTTACTTAAACATTTATgtccatgtaaaaaataaataacaggcaTACATGCAATAGATATAATAAAGTTGGACTTCTAAGacttaaacaaatatttaagtAAAGTAactgatttctgttttttaaggTTTTAGTGAATTTGAATGTTATCTTGTTACCACTGGTGAGATCACAACTGCGCATTGGCATAGGCTATTGCACAAAATAGCCAATAAAACAGTCCTTTTAAGCAAAATGCTTAGTGCAAAATCAAGGCAGATATCGTACCTTTAACTAAAAGAGTACATATGGTAATTTAACACCCAGAATTATGCTGAGAAAGAATTCCATTGTGGTTGTAGCTTTGCTTCTGTTTTACGATACTCATACTAAGAGATGTGCAAGGTTTTGCAAGGCGACTCAGTACCCATTCGTGCTGCACTGTTGACCCTTTCTCCTGAGTGGTGAAGTAAAGCACAGCCCAGCGCACTACACAGTCTCAAAACGCAGCAGCATATTAGCATGGCGCTCCTCCAGGGCTCCAGGCTGCGCAGTTTTACTGGATCTAAATTTGGCTCTGCATGAGCAGCAGTTTTAGTCATAGCCACAACTTCTTCTTGTTTTACTTCTTCCTTTCTTGTGataatagtaattattattaggcaGACATTATAATCCTGATCCCCTGACATTTGTAGTATGGTATGAGACACTCAGTGCACAGAAATGGAAAGCATTATATCATAAGTGGAGATACTCTaaaggtaaaaaagaaaaaatagcgTCTGGTGGGACTGTGTGGCACAATCTCTATCCATATTTTCATGTTCCATACTGCTAGCGGTTTGATTTCTGGCCGAGGTCTTTTCTGTGATCCACTCTTTATCTGTATCCACCTCAGCTttcccctgtctgaataaaggtaagaacaaacaacaacaacaacaataataataataataataataaagggtGCCAGCAATTGTCTCATTTAGAAATGTGACTATGTCATACTGAAGTAATCTTAAAACCTAACCatctttattatatttgcaaatTAAGAATATGTCATTTACGGAATATGTAACTATAAGCAAAATATTCTGGTGGCTACCTGACGGCTCATTCAGGGAGAAAATAATCCTGCagaactattattattattattagcaataaTTTAGATTTAGAAAAATTTCAGCAAGTGGCAGCAGAAATTGTTGGATACACTGCCATCTTGTGGCACGAATTTTAACCAGGTTTTCGGAGAGGCGTGGCCCGCCGAGGCAGAATGATACGTGACTTGAGGCATAGTCTGCTGTCAGTGAAGTGAGACTCTGGAGGTTGGCTTACAGTAACTTAACAGTAAAGTTATTTTATCGTTGTAGCGATCTTGAAAACAGACGGCTTTtctcaaaatgtcattttgttcatttaaaggaGGCGAAGTTTTTAAAGACCACTTTAAACCCGGTAAGTGGACTTTAACTTCCTTGGTTAACTACCAGCCAGCTTAGGTAACAATCTAAAAATACTCTGAATTGTTGAGTGGTGTAAGTTATGAAACTAACTTTCTTAGACTAACGCAAACAAGGAATGCCACttctgtgttgttgtttttccacgTAGCTTGCTAACGTTAATACATAGTTTGaaaagggcttttaaaaaagtcaaatttGAGTGGATCCGATCCTAATACATTATACATGtcctattttttttatacagtctatggtcctGGCTTTAAAtcgttttaaaattaatattaagtaCGCTAGCAAGTTATGTACTGCTGACTGACGTTaggtgcaatatattaatatattgtatAGAAGAACTACTATAACTGCTAGTTAGCTAACTTCCCCGCTAGCTAGTATAGTATAGTAGTGTTTAGCCTACTGTGGATAGAGTTGACAGCAGTGAGCTAGCTAAATAAACTAGCGAGCTTGCTGGTGACTTTTTAGTATTAGCTCATTTCCATTTTGGTCagctacagtatgtatttaCCGTCTTCCAAAGGTATGTATGCGTGTTCGAAATGTGGACACCAGCTGTTCAGTAGCAGGTCCAAATTCGAGCACTCTACCCCGTGGCCGGCCTTCTCCGAGACCATCCGTGAGGACAGCGTGTCcaaaaaagaggagaaatggGGAGCTTACAAGGTGAGCGCTCAAATCCGAATCTTGATTTCCTCACTGGTGTTCACTTTAACAGAAATTGATAATGGACTTTTCCTGGTCGCAGTACATAACTTATCTGCTATGATTGAATCGTGTAAATAGGCTTTGGATTGGTCAGTTTTACTCCAGGGTTTTGAATCTGAAACCCGGATAACAGCCCAGTTTGTTGTGTACACAGCTTCTTCTCTCTGTTGCTTTTGTGTACATTTAAGATGATATGGGTATGGGTATGGCTGTATTTCCGATGcactgtgttgtgttttaaGTATGCAGTGTTCTCAGTTTAGCTGTAGCCTAGGTGTGCTGAGTTACAGGTGTCCTGTGGCAAGTGTGGGAATGGACTTGGCCATGAGTTCCTAAATGATGGGCCGAAAAGAGGAATGTCCCGCTTCTGAATATTCAGCAGCTCGCTGAAGTTCATCCCTAAAGGTGAGGCCTGTAGCAGGCTGTGCTACATCGTGTGTACAGGAAACTTTGTGGAGTCTTccatctaaaacaaaaatacaacaccgtacaattttatgtttgaaaaaacaaatgttccagaacattcagtcttaaaaaacacaacattctAGAACTTTGTGTTTTTCACCCTGATAGTGAAAACTAAACAGGCATGTCCTCAAGGCAGGTGTGCCATCTCTTAGGTTAAAGTAGACATGGGCAGAGACATGCAATAACATATTGCTTGCAGCAATGTTGCATCGATTCTCCCTTAGCCTGAGAATGTAGTTAGCCAGGCATGGCACTGTTGCTGAGATGCAAAACAGGTGAATGCGCGGTTGTTTCTCTTACGTTGTAAGTTGCTCTTGacaagtgtctgctaaatgaacacATTGTGATGTAGTGGATCCCAGGGCTCTCCTTGGGTACCGCCTGCCGGATCCAagtatttgatgtgttccaccTCAAGCACACCTGTTACAACTAATTAAGCCCTTGATTAGTTGTATCAGGTGTGCTTCTGATGGAACGCATCGTATGCCTGGATCTGGACGGAGGTACCTGAGgagaggtttgggaaccactgatgtaatgtaattggacaGGCACTGATTCAGCACCTTACAAAGTAAAACCCCAGGGGAAAATTGGTTTCCTGCCCAGAATACTTCACTTAGACAAACTGGAGCCCCGACTTGTACTGAGAATAGTCTCACATGAACAAAAAATGGTTCCAAATGTTGGCACTGTTGTTTGTTGAAATGAACTATTTTTGGTGGGAAACTGGGGTTTTCCTCAGCATTTTAATTCAAGACTGGTGCTGTACATTCCCATTTCAATGTATATTATATGCTTGGTACAAAGACAAGTAACAGGATGTCATGcaggaatataaaaaaattctaTATTAATAAAGGGGGGGGTTATTAGTCTCATGGGTCAACAGATGAATGACTGTTATCACTGATAGCAGAGTGAGGTTTCATGAAGCCTCAAATGGGAGGGGCTGTCATATGCTCCttccaaaataattttccattggttaaaaatttaaatgggaCTAATGGTCAATTTTA
This genomic window from Anguilla rostrata isolate EN2019 chromosome 17, ASM1855537v3, whole genome shotgun sequence contains:
- the msrb1a gene encoding methionine-R-sulfoxide reductase B1-A isoform X2, whose translation is MSFCSFKGGEVFKDHFKPGMYACSKCGHQLFSSRSKFEHSTPWPAFSETIREDSVSKKEEKWGAYKVSCGKCGNGLGHEFLNDGPKRGMSRFUIFSSSLKFIPKDKVDGQ
- the msrb1a gene encoding methionine-R-sulfoxide reductase B1-A isoform X1; the protein is MSFCSFKGGEVFKDHFKPGMYACSKCGHQLFSSRSKFEHSTPWPAFSETIREDSVSKKEEKWGAYKPRCAELQVSCGKCGNGLGHEFLNDGPKRGMSRFUIFSSSLKFIPKDKVDGQ